A genomic window from Dehalococcoidia bacterium includes:
- a CDS encoding PKD domain-containing protein, translated as MAGPLGFGVYSYDQAFVDIVVRSGTTMCLLFESALGLAGSIKQRAPWMTIVGRKYWHETVQDAIMAADDGPQRMYNEAISLCDNHPAIDVWQGLNEASRAADTYWLSRQVAVELGFADALATKGKGMVIINHATGNFPTNDPNDGQYAFWDEYIRIVRPLMTHRAARYLGLHLYSGCGPCLMQQDSFWNALRHESYLQGIEARGLTPLPVFVSEWSHAIGWKGYFTTDQVKADFRWWGEQVRGKIAGSAVFCLGDSGGWDHFNIQGTSIVDDMIAFNGGGTGDPPPPTHDRAWAFQQFRNFACSQGSSLCNATEQEIESYLCDTPNGCGLFTAGSPDAEVRQLICGTLTCPRGTPPPAHDRAWAFQQFRNFACSQGSSFCNATEQEIEAYLCDSGDGCGLFVAGSSGEEVRQLICGTLTCPRTPPEPTLRLSASTSTVRRNQTITFQLVPENVGTITGITWYLGDGRVLTRGPELSIATSYPDAGTFGASARVTNAAGTQYTSGTLSITVRPMPTVSISADVPQPVVGQPVRFAITAHDFEPEYGVVAYGDWDFGDGNSIRVTGGVALASYKTHGAYSVKARVTTSQGNLQIDSNVIAINVPAPMVSLSGAPSRVVLGGSVQLSGTVSNFGSVIVVEWLVDDEFVGTSTSLVHSLVMSVPGPHTISARITNEYGAQLLTNPVVITVDVGVSPAITLAATPRPAGSATSFVAAWGNMGQVTIVSIEFGDGRRYSGPPAPSGDRVLVSHIYAEAGTYTAFAMAENSVGEAIRSQDVMVVVPARAEVKGLLTVSHNRVNAGDAVNVRVTLDNVTALQGILYDLGGGQHVFTNKQDITFRYNVPGEYTVGSRIFPTTQPSFDTNQQTVQVSQQGETQDRPTWLVLGGLGALVTALFVATR; from the coding sequence ATGGCCGGCCCGCTCGGATTCGGTGTTTACAGTTACGACCAGGCGTTTGTGGACATCGTAGTGCGCTCAGGCACTACGATGTGTCTCTTGTTCGAGTCAGCACTCGGGCTAGCCGGCAGCATTAAGCAGCGGGCACCGTGGATGACGATTGTCGGCCGGAAGTATTGGCATGAGACGGTGCAAGATGCGATTATGGCGGCCGACGACGGCCCGCAGCGCATGTATAACGAGGCAATCTCTCTTTGCGATAACCATCCGGCCATCGATGTGTGGCAAGGCCTCAACGAGGCCAGTCGCGCGGCCGATACATACTGGCTGAGCCGTCAGGTCGCGGTAGAACTTGGCTTTGCCGATGCGTTGGCTACCAAAGGCAAAGGCATGGTGATTATTAACCATGCCACCGGCAACTTTCCTACCAACGACCCCAACGACGGGCAATATGCCTTTTGGGATGAGTACATTCGGATCGTGCGGCCGTTGATGACCCACCGCGCGGCGCGCTATCTTGGCTTGCACTTGTACAGCGGCTGCGGGCCTTGCTTAATGCAGCAAGACTCGTTCTGGAATGCCCTCCGCCACGAGTCTTACTTGCAAGGCATCGAGGCCCGCGGCCTTACCCCGTTGCCCGTGTTTGTCTCTGAGTGGAGTCACGCGATAGGGTGGAAGGGGTACTTCACCACGGATCAGGTCAAGGCCGATTTCCGTTGGTGGGGAGAGCAGGTACGGGGCAAGATCGCCGGCAGTGCCGTGTTTTGCCTTGGCGATAGCGGCGGATGGGATCATTTCAACATTCAGGGCACTTCGATTGTTGACGACATGATCGCCTTCAATGGCGGGGGCACCGGCGATCCGCCGCCGCCTACCCATGATCGTGCATGGGCGTTTCAGCAGTTCCGGAACTTTGCATGCAGCCAAGGCAGCTCTCTTTGCAACGCCACAGAGCAGGAGATCGAGTCCTATCTTTGCGATACGCCGAACGGCTGCGGGTTGTTTACAGCCGGTAGCCCGGATGCTGAAGTGCGGCAGCTAATTTGCGGCACGCTCACTTGTCCGCGGGGAACGCCGCCGCCGGCTCATGACAGAGCGTGGGCATTCCAGCAGTTCCGGAACTTTGCGTGTAGTCAAGGCAGCTCTTTCTGTAATGCAACGGAGCAGGAGATAGAAGCCTATCTTTGCGATAGTGGCGACGGCTGTGGGTTATTCGTCGCCGGCTCGAGCGGCGAGGAAGTGCGGCAGCTAATTTGCGGCACGCTCACTTGTCCGCGTACGCCGCCAGAGCCTACGTTGCGCCTAAGTGCCAGCACCAGCACGGTGCGCCGCAATCAAACGATTACATTCCAGCTCGTACCTGAGAATGTAGGCACGATAACCGGCATAACGTGGTATCTAGGGGATGGGCGGGTACTTACGCGCGGACCAGAGCTTAGCATTGCGACCTCATATCCGGACGCCGGCACGTTTGGAGCGAGCGCGCGTGTCACCAATGCTGCCGGCACGCAATACACCTCCGGAACACTCAGTATAACCGTGCGGCCCATGCCCACGGTCTCGATTAGCGCCGACGTGCCGCAACCGGTGGTAGGTCAGCCGGTGCGCTTCGCGATCACCGCCCATGATTTCGAGCCGGAGTACGGAGTGGTGGCATATGGCGATTGGGATTTCGGGGACGGCAATTCGATTCGTGTAACCGGCGGCGTGGCATTGGCGAGTTATAAAACCCACGGCGCCTACTCGGTGAAAGCGCGTGTCACGACCAGTCAAGGCAATCTCCAGATCGACTCGAATGTCATTGCCATAAACGTGCCGGCGCCTATGGTTAGTCTCTCCGGGGCGCCAAGCCGTGTTGTGCTCGGCGGCAGCGTGCAACTAAGCGGCACGGTGTCTAACTTTGGCAGCGTGATCGTGGTGGAGTGGCTGGTGGATGATGAGTTTGTGGGCACAAGTACCAGTCTTGTACACAGCCTTGTTATGTCCGTGCCCGGCCCGCACACTATCAGCGCCCGGATCACCAACGAGTACGGGGCGCAGCTACTTACCAACCCGGTCGTGATTACCGTTGATGTGGGTGTGAGCCCCGCGATAACGCTCGCCGCAACGCCGCGCCCGGCCGGCTCTGCGACGTCGTTTGTGGCCGCATGGGGCAACATGGGACAGGTGACGATAGTCTCTATCGAGTTTGGAGATGGTAGGCGCTACAGCGGCCCACCGGCGCCGAGCGGTGATCGCGTGCTCGTGTCGCATATCTATGCTGAGGCGGGCACTTACACGGCGTTTGCCATGGCTGAGAACAGCGTGGGAGAGGCGATAAGGTCACAGGATGTCATGGTTGTCGTGCCGGCGCGCGCCGAAGTTAAGGGTTTGCTTACTGTGAGCCATAACCGGGTGAACGCCGGAGATGCGGTGAACGTTAGGGTAACACTTGATAACGTAACCGCGCTGCAAGGCATCCTCTACGATCTTGGCGGGGGGCAGCACGTGTTTACCAACAAGCAAGATATCACGTTCAGGTACAATGTGCCGGGGGAGTACACCGTGGGCAGCCGCATCTTCCCGACAACCCAACCGAGTTTTGACACCAACCAGCAGACCGTGCAAGTGTCGCAGCAAGGCGAAACTCAGGATAGACCCACGTGGCTCGTGCTGGGTGGACTAGGGGCACTTGTTACTGCGCTCTTTGTGGCAACCCGCTAG
- a CDS encoding DUF4031 domain-containing protein — MLPSRERREAGIVMIMVDRPRFYTNSVLGRQWWCHMWTDGPAEELHAFARRIGLRREWYQEHHVLSHYDLTVCMRERALKEGAVLTDLRKYLAACRLPLEPS; from the coding sequence ATGCTGCCCTCCAGAGAAAGACGAGAGGCGGGTATCGTAATGATTATGGTCGACCGGCCGCGCTTCTACACGAATAGCGTGCTCGGTAGGCAATGGTGGTGTCACATGTGGACGGATGGGCCGGCGGAGGAGCTACATGCCTTTGCCCGGCGTATCGGTTTGCGCCGGGAATGGTATCAGGAGCATCACGTTTTATCGCACTACGACCTAACTGTTTGCATGAGAGAGCGGGCGCTCAAAGAGGGTGCTGTACTAACTGACCTCAGAAAGTACCTTGCCGCGTGCCGACTGCCCCTAGAACCATCGTAG
- a CDS encoding pyridoxal-phosphate dependent enzyme, producing the protein MISDPMALTPVERHGALWVKRDDLFEIAGVRGGKARTAWVMCEKVRTGITTAGSRHSPQVNIIAHIARHLGVPCRVHVPDGPLTPDLRLAQEAGAVLVRHRPGYNSVIISRAARDAAERGWEYVAFGMECDPAVYFTGRQVANLDMAFRRIVVPVGSGMSLAGILWGIWASVSADMPDSPPVLGVTVGADPERRLDKYAPVGWRYMCNLTRAKQPYHEPARITQFGDLALDPYYEAKCFDFLEPDDVLWIVGIRQSVAAPAKAARSV; encoded by the coding sequence ATGATCAGCGACCCGATGGCTTTAACTCCGGTCGAGCGGCACGGCGCGCTGTGGGTGAAACGGGACGACCTATTCGAAATAGCCGGCGTGCGCGGCGGCAAGGCGCGCACGGCGTGGGTCATGTGCGAGAAAGTGAGGACCGGCATCACGACCGCCGGCAGCCGGCATAGTCCGCAAGTGAACATCATTGCCCACATAGCGCGCCATCTCGGCGTGCCGTGCCGCGTGCACGTGCCCGATGGCCCACTCACACCCGATCTGCGGCTAGCGCAAGAGGCGGGCGCCGTGCTCGTACGCCATAGGCCGGGGTACAATAGCGTGATCATCAGCCGCGCGGCAAGAGACGCGGCGGAGCGCGGTTGGGAGTACGTGGCGTTCGGTATGGAGTGTGATCCCGCGGTGTACTTCACCGGCCGGCAGGTTGCGAATCTTGACATGGCGTTCCGTCGCATTGTCGTACCGGTGGGCAGTGGCATGAGCCTGGCCGGCATCCTATGGGGCATTTGGGCGAGCGTGTCGGCGGACATGCCGGACTCTCCGCCGGTGCTCGGGGTGACCGTGGGCGCCGATCCGGAGCGCCGGCTGGACAAGTATGCGCCGGTCGGTTGGCGCTACATGTGCAACCTAACGCGCGCAAAGCAACCGTATCACGAGCCGGCGCGCATAACCCAATTTGGCGACCTTGCACTCGATCCGTACTACGAGGCAAAGTGCTTTGATTTCCTCGAGCCTGATGATGTGCTTTGGATTGTCGGCATCCGACAATCGGTTGCCGCACCGGCAAAGGCGGCCCGGAGTGTCTGA
- a CDS encoding ATP-binding protein — MQWCSSVRISCARGGPRWLTRRPKVLAYQIAPCNNKEGSMAQQDISASLQIQDTVYRLLQDRPEWRRYLEEMVAVEEKHEGEPNYFGWEWQDVHTSISVINSLITMGIVDLTSKSRAYTHYKLRSRADTQEALAADAVMTQQSDEPIDVHSLFKLVYGHDKAKALLSMAVNATSPVHCLLVGPPGTAKTLLLSDIGRLPGAHFYVGSTTTKAGLVSLLLQVRPRFLVIDEIDKMDDKDMTPLLNLMETGLVTRLVQGSHERMSMDTRVFAGANDTRRISRAILSRFAVREVPAYTPAEFVRVAQSVLVANEGQGPEMAKLIAREVVKVSTDIRDAVRVARMARNHPQRVFEVLGCLWPDRTGGNPVVTLPSAAPSLKRRAHVYQPPKPER; from the coding sequence ATGCAATGGTGCTCGAGCGTTCGGATATCATGCGCGCGTGGCGGGCCGCGGTGGTTGACAAGGCGACCAAAGGTGCTAGCATATCAGATAGCACCGTGCAACAACAAGGAGGGTAGCATGGCGCAGCAGGATATATCCGCCAGCCTTCAGATTCAGGACACCGTGTACCGGCTGCTGCAAGACCGACCGGAGTGGCGGCGGTATCTTGAGGAAATGGTGGCGGTTGAGGAGAAGCATGAGGGGGAGCCGAACTATTTCGGCTGGGAGTGGCAAGACGTCCACACGTCGATCTCGGTGATTAACTCCCTAATCACCATGGGCATTGTCGATCTCACGAGCAAGAGCCGCGCCTACACGCACTACAAGCTCCGCTCGCGTGCCGATACACAAGAGGCGTTGGCGGCAGATGCGGTCATGACACAACAATCTGATGAGCCTATCGACGTGCACAGCCTATTTAAGCTCGTGTACGGTCACGATAAGGCCAAAGCCCTCTTGTCCATGGCTGTGAATGCCACGAGCCCGGTGCATTGCTTGCTAGTTGGCCCGCCGGGCACGGCAAAGACGCTGCTGCTCTCCGATATCGGGCGTCTGCCCGGTGCGCACTTCTATGTGGGCAGCACGACCACTAAGGCTGGTCTCGTGAGCCTCTTGTTGCAAGTGCGGCCGCGCTTCCTCGTGATCGATGAGATCGACAAGATGGACGACAAGGACATGACGCCGCTACTCAACCTTATGGAAACCGGCCTTGTCACGCGTCTTGTGCAAGGCTCTCACGAGCGTATGTCCATGGACACGCGCGTCTTTGCCGGCGCCAACGATACCCGACGCATATCACGGGCAATTTTAAGCCGCTTTGCGGTGCGCGAGGTACCGGCCTACACGCCGGCAGAGTTTGTCCGGGTGGCGCAATCGGTGCTCGTCGCCAACGAGGGGCAAGGGCCGGAAATGGCAAAGCTAATCGCTCGCGAGGTTGTCAAGGTCTCGACCGATATCCGGGATGCGGTGAGAGTGGCGCGCATGGCGCGCAATCACCCACAACGGGTATTTGAGGTACTTGGGTGTCTATGGCCGGACCGCACCGGCGGCAATCCTGTTGTAACCCTTCCCAGCGCGGCACCCTCACTCAAGCGTCGCGCGCACGTGTACCAGCCACCCAAGCCGGAGCGTTAA
- a CDS encoding VRR-NUC domain-containing protein, whose amino-acid sequence MGRRDSDIVGYTFLSQSEESFQDRYVIPLAKMFGWCYYHTHNSRHSAEGFPDLVLVRPPRIIFAELKAKGKKPTRAQEAWLELLGSVPGVEVYDWTPDDADRIVTILER is encoded by the coding sequence ATGGGCAGGAGGGATAGCGATATCGTAGGCTACACGTTCCTAAGTCAGAGCGAGGAGAGTTTTCAAGACCGATACGTTATCCCTCTCGCCAAGATGTTCGGCTGGTGCTATTACCACACGCATAACTCCCGGCACAGCGCGGAAGGTTTTCCGGATCTCGTTCTTGTCCGCCCGCCACGCATAATCTTTGCCGAGTTGAAGGCTAAGGGCAAGAAACCCACACGGGCGCAAGAGGCGTGGCTTGAGCTTCTCGGTAGCGTGCCTGGCGTTGAGGTCTATGACTGGACGCCGGATGACGCTGACCGGATTGTAACGATACTGGAGAGGTGA